From a single Stigmatopora argus isolate UIUO_Sarg chromosome 4, RoL_Sarg_1.0, whole genome shotgun sequence genomic region:
- the bola1 gene encoding bolA-like protein 1 isoform X2, whose translation MLASVLHYSRPVRFCRSLRMDPARPVEGAIFAKLTAAFQPEHLEVRNESGAHAVPPGSESHFRVMVVSERFRGLTPLQRHRLVNETLKEELSARVHALAIQAKTPEQWRQDPVVARSPPCAGGSRGDATVEDKLKVGR comes from the coding sequence ATGTTGGCCTCCGTCCTCCACTACTCCCGACCCGTCCGTTTCTGCCGCTCCCTCCGCATGGACCCCGCCCGCCCCGTGGAGGGCGCCATCTTCGCCAAACTGACGGCCGCCTTTCAGCCGGAGCACCTGGAGGTGCGCAACGAAAGCGGCGCGCACGCCGTGCCCCCCGGCTCCGAGTCGCACTTCCGCGTCATGGTGGTCAGCGAGCGCTTCCGCGGCCTGACGCCGCTGCAGCGCCATCGCCTGGTCAACGAGACGCTGAAGGAGGAGCTGAGCGCTCGCGTCCACGCGCTGGCCATCCAAGCCAAGACCCCCGAGCAGTGGCGTCAGGACCCCGTCGTGGCCCGGAGCCCTCCGTGCGCGGGGGGGTCCCGAGGGGACGCAACCGTGGAGGACAAATTGAAAGTGGGGCGATGA
- the bola1 gene encoding bolA-like protein 1 isoform X1 — protein sequence MRQFNFRDIFGGFTPLCLRHNRKLEQNCLVLFVRHLKWATFWGRLTTIVLGGPMLASVLHYSRPVRFCRSLRMDPARPVEGAIFAKLTAAFQPEHLEVRNESGAHAVPPGSESHFRVMVVSERFRGLTPLQRHRLVNETLKEELSARVHALAIQAKTPEQWRQDPVVARSPPCAGGSRGDATVEDKLKVGR from the exons ATGCGTCAATTTAATTTTAGggatatttttgggggtttcACACCCCTTTGTTTAAGACATAACAGAAAATTAGAGCAAAATTGTCTGGTTTTATTTGTTAGGCACCTAAAATGGGCGACGTTTTGGGGAAGGCTAACAACTATAGTGCTAG GCGGTCCGATGTTGGCCTCCGTCCTCCACTACTCCCGACCCGTCCGTTTCTGCCGCTCCCTCCGCATGGACCCCGCCCGCCCCGTGGAGGGCGCCATCTTCGCCAAACTGACGGCCGCCTTTCAGCCGGAGCACCTGGAGGTGCGCAACGAAAGCGGCGCGCACGCCGTGCCCCCCGGCTCCGAGTCGCACTTCCGCGTCATGGTGGTCAGCGAGCGCTTCCGCGGCCTGACGCCGCTGCAGCGCCATCGCCTGGTCAACGAGACGCTGAAGGAGGAGCTGAGCGCTCGCGTCCACGCGCTGGCCATCCAAGCCAAGACCCCCGAGCAGTGGCGTCAGGACCCCGTCGTGGCCCGGAGCCCTCCGTGCGCGGGGGGGTCCCGAGGGGACGCAACCGTGGAGGACAAATTGAAAGTGGGGCGATGA